In a single window of the Anaerotruncus rubiinfantis genome:
- a CDS encoding Na+/H+ antiporter NhaC family protein: MRHLTTKRRRVTMKDEKNLEFRGSSFLALVPFAIFIVITIALSFVNAADLNMMIGAGVIGLLVGMLFVKDLEEYWNVILEGLGSKVGMTAVMLWLVVGIYGNILKSGHIVEGLVWLSVKLHMSGAAFTVAAFIFSAVFAMATGSGFGTISTMSFIIYPAGILLGSNPAVLAGAILSGAAVGDNLAPVSDTTIIAATSQEYNNKDGTADIGGTVRTRSPLVIVGGVIAAVMFFIFGGSGSVMDAAQAESLLAQYQMPAGLLLLIPTVIVIILAVRGVNIFASLGVGILAAIIIGLGAGLFDFSAIVAIQDGALVGAIPSGIAGMTTVSILLILVVSMGNLLVRSGCMEKTVNWLNDTVIKTPRGAELAIFSLSSIFGILIAAINTIANICVAPFVNAIGRKNNLHPYRSANILATTICSFPFFAPFGGCVLLLLGGLSSMKDTYPFLPQLAPTDMLFTAFYPWAIWVVTLVACIIGWGRMFEGPKGEIVKEEAKGKAPAGK, encoded by the coding sequence ATCCGCCACCTGACAACAAAGAGGAGGAGAGTAACCATGAAAGACGAAAAAAATCTGGAATTCAGAGGCAGCAGCTTTCTCGCGCTGGTTCCCTTCGCAATCTTCATCGTTATCACAATTGCCCTGTCTTTCGTCAATGCGGCTGACCTGAACATGATGATCGGCGCGGGCGTCATCGGACTGCTCGTCGGCATGTTGTTTGTCAAGGATCTGGAGGAATACTGGAACGTCATCCTGGAGGGTCTCGGATCAAAGGTCGGTATGACAGCCGTCATGCTCTGGCTGGTTGTCGGCATCTACGGCAACATCCTCAAAAGCGGCCACATTGTGGAAGGGCTCGTCTGGCTGAGCGTCAAGCTGCATATGAGTGGCGCCGCCTTCACCGTCGCGGCCTTCATTTTCTCAGCCGTATTCGCCATGGCGACCGGTTCCGGATTTGGAACCATCTCGACCATGAGCTTTATCATCTATCCGGCCGGCATCCTGCTCGGCTCGAACCCGGCGGTTCTGGCGGGCGCGATCCTGTCCGGCGCGGCGGTCGGCGACAACCTGGCGCCGGTCTCCGACACCACCATCATCGCGGCCACCAGTCAGGAGTATAACAACAAGGACGGCACCGCGGATATCGGCGGGACGGTGCGGACCCGTTCGCCGCTTGTCATTGTGGGCGGGGTCATCGCCGCCGTGATGTTCTTCATCTTCGGCGGATCGGGCAGCGTCATGGACGCCGCACAGGCGGAAAGCCTGCTGGCCCAGTACCAGATGCCTGCCGGTCTGCTCCTGCTGATCCCGACCGTCATCGTCATCATCCTTGCGGTGCGCGGCGTCAATATTTTCGCATCGCTGGGAGTCGGCATCCTCGCAGCCATCATCATCGGCCTCGGCGCGGGACTGTTTGATTTCTCCGCGATCGTCGCCATCCAGGACGGCGCGCTTGTCGGCGCGATCCCGAGCGGCATCGCGGGCATGACCACCGTTTCCATCCTGCTCATCCTGGTCGTCTCCATGGGCAACCTGCTGGTACGCAGCGGATGCATGGAAAAGACGGTCAACTGGCTCAACGACACGGTCATCAAGACCCCGCGCGGCGCCGAGCTGGCAATCTTCTCGCTTTCTTCGATCTTCGGCATCCTGATCGCAGCGATCAACACCATCGCAAATATCTGCGTGGCGCCGTTTGTCAACGCGATTGGCCGTAAGAACAACCTGCATCCATACCGCAGCGCCAACATCCTCGCGACCACCATCTGTTCCTTCCCGTTCTTTGCCCCGTTTGGCGGCTGTGTGCTTCTGCTGCTCGGCGGACTTTCGTCCATGAAGGATACTTACCCATTCCTGCCGCAGCTGGCGCCCACCGACATGCTCTTCACCGCTTTTTATCCGTGGGCAATCTGGGTTGTGACGTTGGTCGCCTGCATCATCGGCTGGGGCCGGATGTTTGAGGGCCCGAAGGGTGAGATTGTCAAAGAAGAAGCAAAAGGCAAAGCCCCGGCGGGAAAATAA
- a CDS encoding helix-turn-helix transcriptional regulator, with amino-acid sequence MKDQELMQVFVPLVDFLAEVFGESCEVILHDLSNPEHSVIALRNGHLSGRAIGSSMTDLAFRVYSEKQYEGEDFLANYRGYSGGKIFVSSTFYIKNEGRLIGMLCINSDTSQASELRDIFNRFMRRFEVREDLPHVEENLGNPVVSMVHSLIDKAIQEAGISPARMTKAEKVQLVQKLNAQGILLMKGAVAEIAEQLSISEPTVYRYLNGSSSGVKNRRASGVNEHRE; translated from the coding sequence ATGAAGGACCAGGAACTAATGCAGGTGTTTGTCCCGCTTGTGGATTTCCTCGCGGAGGTCTTTGGAGAAAGCTGCGAGGTTATCCTGCACGATCTGTCAAATCCGGAGCATTCGGTGATCGCGCTGCGCAACGGGCATCTTTCCGGCCGCGCAATCGGCAGCTCTATGACCGATCTGGCCTTTCGGGTTTACAGCGAAAAGCAGTATGAAGGGGAGGACTTTTTGGCCAACTACCGCGGTTATTCCGGCGGAAAAATTTTTGTCTCCTCCACCTTTTATATCAAGAATGAAGGCCGGCTGATCGGGATGCTCTGCATCAACAGCGACACCTCTCAGGCATCCGAACTCCGGGATATTTTTAACCGTTTTATGCGGCGTTTCGAGGTGCGGGAGGATCTTCCGCATGTCGAGGAGAACCTTGGGAATCCAGTGGTTTCGATGGTGCATTCACTGATCGATAAGGCGATTCAGGAAGCGGGGATCTCGCCCGCGCGCATGACCAAAGCCGAAAAGGTTCAACTGGTACAGAAGCTCAACGCGCAGGGCATCCTGCTGATGAAAGGAGCGGTTGCGGAAATTGCCGAGCAGCTTTCCATTTCCGAACCGACCGTTTACCGCTATCTGAATGGATCGTCGTCCGGTGTAAAGAACCGCCGTGCCAGCGGGGTGAATGAACATCGCGAATGA
- a CDS encoding type III pantothenate kinase has protein sequence MLLAIDIGNTNMEFGVFDGGKMVASFRLGTNREITSDEVGLFTTQFFAINGIDRHDIVDIIIASVVPQVMYSITNAMKKYFFQKQPLIVGDNIQMRIENRYDNPKDVGADRLVAALAAYHKYGGPLIVVDFGTATTFDAIGRNGEYLGGAIYPGIKISMDALFSKTAKLPRVELIRPEKIIGRNTITSLQSGAVNGYIGAVTNIVNGIKAELGEDTRAIATGGLAKLVDDEGKIFSAIDRTLTLDGLRIIYEENKRG, from the coding sequence ATGCTGCTTGCAATAGATATTGGAAATACCAACATGGAGTTTGGCGTCTTTGACGGTGGAAAGATGGTTGCGTCTTTTCGTCTGGGAACCAACAGGGAGATTACTTCGGATGAAGTGGGGCTTTTTACCACACAGTTTTTCGCGATCAATGGGATCGACCGGCATGACATTGTGGATATCATTATTGCTTCGGTTGTTCCGCAGGTGATGTATTCGATCACCAATGCGATGAAGAAGTATTTTTTCCAAAAACAGCCGCTGATCGTTGGGGATAATATCCAGATGCGGATTGAAAACCGGTATGACAACCCGAAAGATGTAGGTGCGGACCGTCTGGTAGCGGCGCTTGCGGCCTACCATAAATATGGCGGGCCGCTCATTGTGGTCGACTTTGGAACCGCCACCACCTTCGATGCCATTGGCCGTAACGGGGAATATCTTGGTGGTGCAATCTATCCAGGTATCAAAATCTCGATGGATGCGCTTTTTTCAAAGACCGCGAAACTTCCCCGGGTCGAATTGATCCGTCCGGAGAAGATCATCGGCCGCAATACCATCACCAGCCTGCAATCAGGGGCTGTAAACGGCTACATCGGGGCGGTTACCAATATTGTAAATGGAATCAAAGCGGAGCTGGGAGAGGATACCCGGGCGATCGCTACGGGCGGTCTGGCCAAGCTGGTCGACGACGAAGGAAAGATTTTCTCAGCGATCGATCGCACGCTTACCCTCGACGGCCTGCGGATCATTTATGAAGAAAACAAAAGAGGCTGA
- a CDS encoding TRAP transporter large permease, producing the protein MSEIAVGTFILFFTLIFLMCIRIPISFCLGISALFTAVYLDIPFLNLFQKMSTGITSFTFMCVPFFIIMAQIMTDGGISDRLTKFCNVLVGRVRGGTALVNCIVSMFFGGISGSSIADVSSIGSFLIPSMIKEGYDADYSVAVTCTSSVEGVIIPPSQNMIFYIVAAGSGLSISTMFMCGYIPGVLLTAALCVCSYVIAVKKKYPVSEKKSWKENMTIVREALLGLVTILIVAVGIVCGIFTATEAGAVAAVYALFVTVCFYHTMNFKKLIGCLMKSLKTLSTIMAIIATSSAFSYVLSYLKVPTRVATTLTNISSSPAVVMFLMVLMMAILGCFMDMGILLILLTPILYPVAMSFGFNPYHFGLIMVLTLGLGLLTPPVGTSLWAGCAIANIPIEKSLKGFLPFYFTYLVVLLIIIAFPDIALFLPRVLGYVA; encoded by the coding sequence ATGAGTGAGATCGCAGTCGGAACCTTCATTCTGTTCTTCACATTGATTTTCCTGATGTGCATTCGTATTCCGATCTCCTTCTGCCTGGGTATCTCCGCGCTGTTCACAGCCGTCTATCTTGATATCCCCTTCCTGAACCTGTTCCAGAAGATGTCCACCGGTATCACCAGCTTCACCTTCATGTGCGTGCCGTTCTTTATCATCATGGCACAGATCATGACCGACGGCGGTATTTCGGACAGGCTCACCAAGTTCTGCAACGTGCTTGTCGGGCGTGTGCGCGGCGGCACGGCGCTGGTCAACTGCATTGTTTCGATGTTCTTCGGCGGCATCTCCGGTTCCTCGATCGCCGACGTGTCCTCGATCGGTTCCTTCCTGATCCCGTCGATGATCAAGGAAGGTTATGATGCCGACTACAGCGTTGCTGTCACCTGCACCAGTTCGGTCGAAGGGGTTATCATCCCGCCGAGCCAGAACATGATTTTCTATATCGTTGCGGCCGGCAGCGGCCTTTCGATCAGCACCATGTTTATGTGCGGCTACATACCTGGCGTTCTCCTGACCGCGGCGCTGTGCGTCTGCTCCTATGTGATTGCGGTCAAGAAGAAATACCCGGTTTCCGAAAAGAAATCCTGGAAGGAAAACATGACCATTGTCCGGGAAGCGTTGCTTGGACTGGTCACCATTCTGATCGTTGCGGTCGGTATCGTCTGCGGCATCTTCACCGCGACTGAAGCCGGCGCGGTTGCCGCAGTCTACGCGCTGTTCGTCACTGTCTGCTTCTACCACACGATGAATTTCAAAAAGCTGATCGGCTGCCTGATGAAATCGCTCAAAACCCTGAGCACCATCATGGCGATCATCGCCACCTCCAGCGCGTTCAGCTATGTGCTTTCCTATCTGAAGGTTCCGACCCGCGTCGCAACCACGCTGACCAACATCTCCAGCAGCCCTGCGGTCGTCATGTTCCTGATGGTTCTTATGATGGCGATCCTTGGCTGCTTCATGGACATGGGCATTCTGCTCATCCTTCTGACCCCAATCCTCTATCCGGTTGCCATGTCGTTCGGCTTCAACCCCTACCATTTTGGTCTCATCATGGTTCTGACCTTGGGCCTCGGTCTTCTCACCCCGCCGGTCGGCACCTCTCTGTGGGCTGGATGCGCAATTGCAAACATCCCAATCGAGAAATCCCTCAAAGGATTCCTGCCGTTCTATTTCACCTATCTGGTTGTTCTTCTCATCATCATTGCGTTCCCGGATATCGCGCTGTTCCTGCCGCGCGTGCTTGGATACGTTGCATAA
- a CDS encoding TRAP transporter small permease: MKRSFGTFLEKPKKFFDKFSTFERYICCYLLIILVAITFVQVVMRFIFNAPFSWAEEVTLMFLVWFGYLCMAVDIYNDSHAALYFLYNKMPPMIRKGADLLRHGLLSWLFALMIKYGYQITMLNIGKPQPATRFSQGWLFAPLVVGGILMVVYSVFNFIQVLAKPLSEYKKESEKEKTIDDLNVERGGTV; encoded by the coding sequence ATGAAGAGGAGCTTTGGCACATTTCTGGAAAAACCCAAAAAATTTTTTGACAAATTTTCAACCTTTGAACGTTATATCTGCTGCTACCTGCTGATCATCCTGGTTGCGATCACCTTTGTCCAGGTTGTGATGCGCTTCATTTTTAACGCGCCGTTCAGCTGGGCGGAAGAGGTTACCCTGATGTTCCTCGTCTGGTTCGGCTATCTGTGCATGGCGGTCGATATCTACAACGATTCGCACGCGGCGTTATATTTCCTTTATAACAAGATGCCTCCCATGATCCGCAAAGGAGCGGACCTTCTCCGGCATGGGCTGCTCTCCTGGCTGTTTGCCCTCATGATCAAATACGGCTATCAGATCACCATGCTCAATATTGGAAAGCCTCAGCCGGCAACCCGTTTTTCGCAAGGCTGGCTGTTTGCTCCGCTGGTGGTTGGCGGTATCCTGATGGTTGTCTATTCGGTATTCAATTTCATTCAGGTGCTGGCGAAACCGCTCAGTGAATATAAAAAAGAATCCGAAAAGGAGAAAACCATCGATGACCTCAATGTGGAAAGAGGTGGTACCGTATGA
- a CDS encoding TRAP transporter substrate-binding protein produces the protein MKKILTAVLATAMIASVFAGCGGSSAPASSAAPAASTPAASDSAPASEAAPAEETFNFKLAENQPADNPISKGMNKFAELVAEKSGGTVNVEVYLDAQLGTENETIDQVQAGTLDFARINTSALASTADEVGVFTLPYVFTSTEQKYKVLDGEIGQGVSDALQKYNMIGLGYWEAGSRNFYTTKKPIKSVADMKGMKIRVQQSDVAIKMVELLGAAATPMAYGEVYQGLQTGVIDGAENDFVSYYTSGHYEVAKYFSLDGHMAPPAMLLMSKTSWDKMSDAQKTAVTEAAREACEWQRQAMQDYQNESRAKVEEAGCEIFEVDAKEFQDAVSEIYDMYPQYADVIAAIKEVA, from the coding sequence ATGAAAAAGATTTTGACTGCTGTTCTTGCTACCGCAATGATCGCCAGCGTGTTCGCTGGCTGCGGCGGCAGCTCCGCACCCGCGTCCTCCGCTGCACCAGCTGCCTCCACGCCCGCCGCGAGCGATTCCGCGCCCGCGAGCGAAGCCGCTCCCGCAGAAGAGACTTTCAACTTCAAGCTTGCTGAAAACCAGCCTGCCGACAACCCGATTTCCAAAGGGATGAACAAATTCGCGGAACTCGTTGCTGAAAAATCCGGCGGCACCGTGAACGTCGAAGTTTACCTCGACGCGCAGCTCGGCACCGAGAACGAAACCATCGACCAGGTCCAGGCCGGCACCCTTGATTTCGCCCGCATCAACACCTCCGCTTTGGCTTCCACCGCGGATGAAGTCGGCGTTTTCACCCTGCCTTACGTTTTCACCTCCACCGAGCAGAAATATAAAGTGCTCGACGGCGAGATCGGACAGGGCGTCAGCGACGCTCTGCAGAAATACAACATGATCGGCCTTGGCTACTGGGAGGCCGGTTCCCGCAACTTCTACACCACCAAAAAGCCGATCAAGAGCGTTGCCGATATGAAGGGCATGAAGATCCGCGTCCAGCAGAGCGACGTTGCGATCAAGATGGTCGAACTGCTCGGCGCCGCCGCCACCCCGATGGCATACGGCGAAGTTTACCAGGGCCTGCAGACCGGCGTTATTGACGGCGCCGAGAACGACTTTGTTTCCTACTACACCTCCGGTCACTATGAAGTTGCCAAATACTTCTCGCTTGACGGCCACATGGCGCCTCCGGCAATGCTGCTCATGAGCAAGACCTCTTGGGACAAGATGAGCGACGCGCAGAAAACCGCTGTTACCGAGGCTGCAAGAGAAGCCTGTGAGTGGCAGCGCCAGGCGATGCAGGATTATCAGAACGAGTCCCGCGCGAAGGTTGAGGAAGCCGGCTGCGAGATCTTCGAGGTTGACGCCAAGGAGTTCCAGGACGCTGTTTCCGAAATCTATGACATGTATCCGCAGTATGCCGACGTGATCGCGGCGATCAAAGAGGTTGCCTAA
- a CDS encoding LacI family DNA-binding transcriptional regulator has translation MNSEVTLKDIAAELHVSMTTVHRAIHNKDGISQSMRLTVLEKAKELGYTTNYVASSLKRHTMKVAVVLSSEEGSGRYYHRQFWNAVRSCEAEANSLNVHVLYYAFDETPESQLAVLDKVFTENYGNLDGLLIMPAEYDEPMRRAIERFTYSGVSVVLLDNDIPGCGRICCVAPHNTLTGRLGGELLTSMNLPEGKVLVAGGCETSASHVHNLRGFQAYLSEQGGRLQPLVIHKYYDLSETYREAVEILKSRDDIVAFYPVTARETIPLAQAMIDCGLAGKICGIGSDLYPETAQFLKDGVIRAIIYKNAYDKGKRGFRLLFSHLVKKINPPAESVAVPISIIMKNNLPFFADRIE, from the coding sequence ATGAACAGTGAAGTGACTCTTAAGGATATTGCGGCCGAACTGCACGTTTCGATGACAACCGTGCACCGCGCAATCCATAATAAGGACGGCATCAGTCAGTCAATGCGTCTGACCGTGCTCGAAAAAGCCAAAGAACTTGGCTATACGACCAACTATGTCGCCTCCTCCCTTAAGCGTCATACGATGAAAGTCGCAGTGGTTCTCTCTTCGGAAGAAGGCAGCGGCCGTTACTATCACCGCCAGTTTTGGAACGCGGTCCGCTCCTGCGAGGCCGAAGCAAATAGTTTAAATGTCCATGTCCTTTATTATGCTTTTGACGAGACGCCCGAGAGCCAGCTTGCTGTCCTTGATAAGGTTTTTACGGAAAACTACGGCAATCTTGACGGCCTGCTCATCATGCCCGCCGAATATGACGAACCGATGCGCCGCGCGATTGAACGCTTCACCTACAGCGGTGTTTCGGTGGTTCTGCTTGACAATGATATCCCCGGCTGCGGCAGAATCTGCTGCGTCGCGCCGCACAACACCCTCACCGGGCGGCTTGGCGGCGAACTGCTCACCTCAATGAACCTCCCGGAGGGCAAGGTGCTTGTGGCCGGCGGGTGTGAAACCAGCGCCTCACATGTACACAACCTGCGCGGCTTCCAGGCTTATCTCTCCGAACAGGGCGGCCGCCTGCAGCCGCTGGTGATCCATAAATACTACGACCTCTCGGAAACCTATCGGGAAGCCGTCGAAATCTTGAAGTCCCGCGACGATATCGTCGCTTTTTACCCTGTCACCGCACGTGAGACGATTCCACTGGCCCAGGCGATGATCGACTGCGGGCTCGCGGGCAAAATCTGCGGCATCGGAAGCGACCTTTACCCCGAAACGGCACAGTTCCTGAAGGACGGCGTCATCCGGGCCATTATCTATAAAAATGCCTACGACAAAGGGAAGCGCGGTTTCCGGCTGCTGTTTTCCCACCTGGTTAAAAAGATCAATCCGCCCGCTGAAAGCGTGGCGGTCCCAATCAGCATCATCATGAAAAACAATCTGCCCTTTTTCGCGGACCGGATCGAATAA